In Funiculus sociatus GB2-C1, the following proteins share a genomic window:
- a CDS encoding DUF5995 family protein yields the protein MKNFFLGSIVLLLALSGTARASAQNLTSAEACQKGEPECVDLVIEEMERRYELLAELCDHDALFALTYLRSTETFLETLDEIGYDDPASVVREDALFAEYYFRPYDAYHSGQGNVPPAWQIAFDAAQNRSVAGAGNLLLGFNAHIQRDLPFVLYDLYTQGTPVSYSDHNRANQFLQQVDVTEELVQKFDPTIDDADLPGEEDDQQQFQLIAQWRERAFRNFERLRDASTDAERTQVAAEIEGYSAAFAQGVQLGFAYPPGTDSSARDAYCQRCQEGNHASVPEPHAGSGLLVVSGIWLLINKFKPKRFASQRS from the coding sequence ATGAAAAACTTCTTTTTAGGAAGCATAGTGCTGCTGCTTGCACTGTCGGGGACAGCAAGAGCAAGCGCACAGAATCTCACCTCCGCAGAAGCTTGCCAGAAGGGAGAACCAGAGTGCGTAGACCTCGTTATCGAAGAGATGGAGCGCCGATACGAGCTACTCGCAGAGCTATGCGACCATGATGCCTTGTTTGCACTTACCTACCTGCGAAGTACTGAAACGTTTCTAGAGACACTCGACGAAATTGGGTATGACGACCCTGCTTCCGTGGTTCGAGAGGATGCACTGTTCGCAGAATACTATTTTCGCCCTTACGACGCCTACCACTCAGGACAAGGCAACGTACCACCGGCTTGGCAGATTGCCTTTGATGCAGCACAGAATCGTTCAGTGGCAGGCGCAGGAAACCTACTTTTAGGCTTCAACGCCCACATTCAACGGGACTTACCCTTTGTGCTGTACGACCTTTATACCCAAGGCACTCCCGTAAGTTACTCAGACCATAACCGCGCCAACCAATTCCTCCAACAAGTGGATGTAACCGAGGAACTGGTACAGAAGTTTGACCCGACCATTGACGACGCAGACTTGCCGGGTGAAGAAGATGACCAGCAGCAGTTTCAACTCATCGCTCAGTGGCGCGAAAGAGCCTTCCGCAATTTTGAACGACTCCGAGATGCTTCTACCGACGCAGAGCGAACACAGGTGGCAGCAGAAATTGAAGGGTATTCAGCAGCATTCGCACAGGGAGTGCAACTGGGATTTGCTTACCCACCCGGCACGGATAGCTCTGCCAGGGATGCTTACTGTCAGCGATGCCAAGAAGGAAATCACGCTTCCGTTCCCGAACCCCATGCTGGGTCGGGATTATTGGTGGTGAGTGGCATTTGGCTGCTCATCAACAAGTTCAAACCCAAACGATTTGCCTCTCAACGTTCCTAG
- a CDS encoding Precorrin-3B methylase, translated as MAKQENPLTGEALIKEVCRRIRVARSYWDAHNNAACRGERDRALALYNTLTKEQKDQIPQQLRVWLRYRSEKYFGAHRTPPKSKRKSK; from the coding sequence ATGGCAAAGCAGGAAAATCCCCTCACGGGAGAAGCACTCATTAAGGAAGTCTGTCGGCGGATTCGGGTTGCCCGTAGCTACTGGGATGCTCATAATAATGCTGCTTGTCGGGGAGAACGCGATCGCGCTTTAGCCCTTTACAACACGCTGACGAAAGAACAAAAAGACCAGATTCCGCAGCAGTTGCGGGTGTGGCTTCGCTATCGCAGTGAAAAATACTTTGGCGCACATCGAACGCCGCCTAAGTCGAAGCGAAAGTCGAAGTAA
- a CDS encoding ABC transporter ATP-binding protein/permease, whose product MDRLNFNVFQQFWTIAKSYWSGDEKWQARGLLLGVVLCLLAYTGLSVILNNKRGVLISSLSAQDEPRFWQTVIVFIGVLVIYAPLLAGYTYLRDRLSLQWRKWLTHRFVDSYFRDRSYYNLHISGTEIDNPDQRISEDVRSFTQESLTFLLRLVESVLSTIAFSSVLWGISKPLVLFLVLYALIGTLVTTVVFGKPLVRLNFEQLKKEANLRFGLVRIRENAEAIAFYRGEEQESNQVKQRFFDVFENVKRLLVWELNLNVLTNAYEFIPFILPALVVAPAIFAGEMEVGKVSEAQGAFVRVFFSLNVVVARFQQLTTFGAGINRLYTFAEFLERRESNQEQPKIQTVEAERLAVEHLNLQTPNYQRTLVEDLSLELAARQGLLVMGPSGCGKSSLLRAIAGLWDSGTGTIIRPESNQILFLPQRPYMVLGTLRDQLLYPNTHLEVDDEHLKQVLEQVNLAGLEERFGGFDAEQDWADVLSLGEQQRLTFARLLLNKPNYAILDEATSALDLDNEERLYKHLQAKGTTFLSVGHRATLANYHQSLLKLSQDKTWQIKQPLALIEEQPELLELPSTT is encoded by the coding sequence ATGGATCGATTGAATTTCAACGTATTTCAGCAGTTTTGGACGATCGCCAAGTCCTATTGGTCAGGGGATGAGAAATGGCAAGCCAGAGGGTTACTGCTGGGCGTTGTGCTATGTTTGCTGGCGTATACGGGGTTGAGCGTCATCCTCAACAATAAGCGAGGGGTGCTGATTTCATCGCTCTCAGCCCAGGATGAGCCGCGCTTTTGGCAAACCGTGATCGTTTTCATCGGCGTGCTGGTAATCTATGCACCCCTTTTAGCAGGCTATACCTATCTGCGCGATCGCCTGAGTTTGCAATGGCGCAAATGGCTAACCCATCGATTCGTGGATAGCTACTTTCGCGATCGCTCGTACTATAATCTGCATATCTCAGGCACCGAAATCGATAACCCAGATCAGCGGATTTCGGAAGATGTTCGCAGTTTTACCCAGGAATCCCTCACCTTTTTGCTGCGGTTGGTGGAGTCAGTGCTGTCAACGATCGCCTTCAGCAGTGTACTCTGGGGTATTTCTAAACCTCTGGTGCTTTTTCTGGTGCTGTATGCCTTGATTGGCACTCTGGTGACGACGGTTGTGTTTGGGAAGCCGCTTGTCCGACTGAATTTTGAACAACTGAAGAAGGAAGCGAATCTCCGTTTTGGTCTGGTGAGAATTCGGGAGAATGCGGAAGCGATCGCATTCTATCGAGGGGAAGAACAAGAGTCAAACCAAGTTAAGCAGCGGTTTTTCGATGTGTTTGAGAATGTCAAGCGGCTGTTGGTTTGGGAATTGAACTTAAATGTTCTCACAAATGCTTATGAGTTTATCCCGTTTATCTTGCCTGCTTTAGTGGTTGCACCCGCAATTTTTGCTGGAGAAATGGAGGTGGGCAAAGTTTCTGAAGCGCAAGGCGCTTTTGTAAGAGTCTTTTTCTCACTGAATGTTGTGGTTGCTCGTTTCCAGCAATTAACCACGTTTGGCGCTGGAATTAATCGTCTCTATACCTTTGCAGAATTTTTAGAGCGGAGGGAATCGAATCAGGAACAGCCCAAAATTCAAACCGTGGAAGCAGAACGCCTCGCCGTCGAACATCTCAACCTGCAAACGCCCAACTATCAACGCACATTAGTAGAAGATTTGTCGCTAGAGTTAGCTGCTAGACAAGGACTTTTGGTGATGGGGCCAAGTGGTTGTGGTAAGAGTTCGCTGCTGAGAGCGATCGCGGGTTTGTGGGATTCTGGTACAGGAACGATTATTCGTCCTGAATCGAACCAGATCCTATTTTTGCCGCAACGTCCTTATATGGTGTTGGGTACTCTGCGCGATCAATTGCTCTATCCCAACACGCACCTTGAGGTTGACGACGAACACTTAAAGCAAGTGCTGGAACAGGTTAATTTAGCAGGTTTAGAGGAAAGATTTGGTGGCTTTGATGCCGAACAGGATTGGGCAGATGTCCTCTCTTTGGGCGAACAACAACGGCTAACTTTCGCCCGGTTGCTGCTAAACAAACCCAACTACGCCATCTTAGATGAAGCAACCAGCGCCCTAGATTTGGATAACGAGGAACGGTTGTATAAACATTTGCAAGCGAAAGGGACTACTTTCTTGAGTGTGGGACATCGCGCTACGTTGGCAAATTATCATCAGTCTTTGCTGAAACTTTCCCAAGATAAGACGTGGCAAATAAAACAACCTCTGGCGCTGATTGAAGAACAACCGGAGTTGTTGGAACTTCCATCAACCACCTGA
- a CDS encoding L,D-transpeptidase, translating into MFRTSRLISNWILVAVLPIALCACTSSDAVVPTPKKATEAKPQFSPASVKNADKLNSIQEERYSLLIHRVDKRLEVLNNQSVPIYKASIGIGKGGLKDKQNMNDFVTPTGEMSVDLILYKKSEYNQIAQDNVKRFVKVTQYRSLVNPRQGLAQLFKNMNSLDFDGNGSPDRAYGNGYIGLTSTTSITGPKMSTFQGTPYWFSIALHGTPNPENIGQANSGGCIHLDSNTLQQLIEKGWVKLGTTVTIVD; encoded by the coding sequence GTGTTCAGAACATCTCGTCTCATCTCAAACTGGATCTTAGTTGCAGTACTACCAATAGCCCTATGCGCTTGTACATCATCTGATGCTGTCGTTCCAACTCCAAAAAAAGCAACTGAAGCCAAGCCACAATTCTCCCCAGCATCCGTAAAAAATGCTGATAAACTCAACAGCATTCAAGAAGAACGTTACTCGCTGCTCATTCATCGAGTAGACAAGCGCTTAGAGGTACTCAATAACCAAAGCGTTCCGATTTACAAGGCAAGTATTGGTATTGGTAAGGGCGGACTCAAAGACAAACAAAATATGAATGACTTTGTTACCCCCACAGGCGAGATGAGCGTAGACTTGATTCTCTACAAAAAGTCTGAGTACAACCAGATTGCCCAAGATAACGTTAAGCGTTTTGTCAAGGTTACTCAATATCGCAGCTTAGTTAACCCTCGGCAAGGATTAGCTCAGCTATTCAAGAACATGAATTCTCTTGATTTTGATGGGAACGGTAGCCCAGACAGAGCCTATGGAAATGGCTATATCGGACTCACTTCAACGACAAGCATCACGGGTCCCAAGATGAGTACATTTCAGGGAACGCCCTACTGGTTCTCAATCGCACTTCATGGTACACCCAATCCGGAGAATATTGGTCAAGCTAACTCAGGTGGCTGCATCCATCTCGACTCAAACACATTGCAGCAGTTGATTGAGAAGGGTTGGGTGAAGTTAGGTACCACAGTAACGATTGTTGATTAA
- the arfB gene encoding alternative ribosome rescue aminoacyl-tRNA hydrolase ArfB: MLQISNTVSIPEHEIEMSAVRSQGAGGQNVNKVATAIHLRFDIVASSLPERYKERLLKLSDQRITKDGVIVIKAQEHRSQEQNREEALQRLQDLIKSAIAVVKLRKKSKPTRSSQRKRLDSKTKRSHVKSMRGKVTDE; this comes from the coding sequence ATGCTGCAAATTTCTAACACCGTGAGTATCCCAGAGCATGAGATTGAGATGAGTGCGGTGCGATCGCAAGGTGCTGGCGGGCAAAACGTGAATAAGGTAGCAACCGCCATTCACCTGCGCTTTGACATTGTGGCTTCCTCACTACCTGAACGCTACAAAGAGCGGCTGTTGAAGCTTTCCGACCAGCGCATTACCAAAGATGGGGTAATTGTCATCAAGGCTCAAGAACACCGCAGCCAGGAGCAAAATCGGGAAGAAGCATTGCAACGACTGCAAGACTTGATTAAGAGTGCGATCGCCGTCGTCAAACTCCGCAAAAAGAGCAAACCAACTCGGAGTTCTCAAAGAAAGCGTTTGGATAGTAAAACTAAGCGATCGCACGTTAAGTCGATGCGAGGGAAGGTTACGGATGAGTGA
- a CDS encoding class I SAM-dependent methyltransferase, protein MSEWYRKDLAYIHDVGFRSYVLQAMPGILATLKQHGIQDGLVVDLGCGSGLSAEELVRAGYQVLGVDISADMIEIARCRVPMAEFQLGSLFKVEIPDCNAVISISECFNYLFDPDHQTLIQVFQRIYDALAPGGVFIFDIAEPGQLTSATPVKSFTEGEDWIVLVEKQEDPDRHILTRRIITFRQVGNDYRRDDEVHRQQLYAAAEIATMLQQVGYQVEIQRCYGQFALPNAHAALIARKSMNNP, encoded by the coding sequence ATGAGTGAGTGGTACAGAAAAGACCTTGCTTATATTCACGATGTCGGCTTCAGGAGTTATGTTCTGCAAGCAATGCCAGGAATTCTGGCAACTCTCAAACAGCATGGCATTCAGGATGGACTGGTTGTAGATTTGGGGTGTGGTAGTGGTTTGTCAGCTGAGGAGTTGGTTAGGGCAGGCTACCAAGTATTGGGAGTTGATATCTCAGCTGACATGATTGAGATTGCCCGTTGTCGAGTTCCTATGGCTGAATTTCAGCTAGGCTCGTTGTTCAAGGTTGAAATTCCTGACTGTAATGCGGTGATTTCGATTAGTGAATGTTTTAACTACCTGTTTGACCCCGACCACCAAACACTTATCCAAGTGTTTCAACGCATCTATGATGCTCTCGCACCGGGAGGCGTTTTTATCTTTGATATTGCAGAACCCGGACAGCTGACTTCTGCAACTCCAGTCAAAAGCTTTACCGAAGGCGAAGATTGGATTGTTTTGGTGGAAAAACAGGAAGACCCAGATCGGCACATCCTGACTCGGCGAATCATTACCTTTCGGCAAGTAGGAAACGATTATCGTCGAGATGACGAGGTTCATCGCCAGCAACTATATGCAGCAGCAGAAATTGCCACGATGTTGCAACAAGTGGGCTACCAAGTCGAAATTCAGCGTTGTTATGGTCAGTTTGCTTTACCCAACGCCCATGCTGCATTGATTGCCAGAAAGTCTATGAACAACCCTTGA
- a CDS encoding family 1 glycosylhydrolase has protein sequence MAQRPGIFPTFFISGFECSTFLWKDKGRRNLIAETQHGRHAQEDYNILRSLGIDVAREGIPWPLVDRNGGYDFSSIDPMIEAMQQTQIVPIWDLCHYGYPDDLDPFSNEFSDRFARYCRAAAEYTISRLPGPYFFTPINEITFFSFCGGEWGWVAPYKTTKEDRFRFRLALCKAAIAGVKAIREVEPSARMIQIDPLVQVVAPRDRPDQIEAAHHETYVDTFLAWDILYGKEHPELGGSPEILDIVGANHYSFGQMEYREQGPHQALEPHDDRIKPLHDLMQWVWERYRRPMIVGETSGMEAGRDEWLKDVVEESLAAVNSGMDLHGICLFPAVDMPDWHTGKWLHNGIYDLVEEGDNLKRVPCEPYIAELRRWQKEFNRVTTLDDDPLSDPVELQDVIDAAKRLQPEPDRNWH, from the coding sequence ATGGCTCAACGACCTGGAATCTTCCCTACTTTCTTCATTTCTGGCTTTGAGTGTTCGACATTTCTCTGGAAAGACAAGGGACGGCGAAATCTGATTGCAGAGACACAGCACGGTCGTCACGCACAGGAAGACTACAACATCTTGCGATCGCTGGGGATTGATGTGGCGCGGGAAGGGATTCCCTGGCCCCTAGTCGATCGTAATGGCGGCTACGACTTCTCTAGCATTGACCCGATGATCGAAGCAATGCAGCAGACGCAGATCGTTCCCATCTGGGATCTCTGCCACTACGGGTATCCAGACGATCTCGATCCATTTAGTAATGAGTTTAGCGATCGCTTTGCCCGTTACTGTCGCGCAGCAGCTGAGTATACGATCTCCCGCTTACCTGGCCCCTATTTTTTCACCCCGATTAATGAAATTACCTTTTTCTCTTTCTGCGGTGGAGAATGGGGCTGGGTGGCTCCGTATAAAACCACAAAAGAAGACCGTTTTCGCTTTCGTCTAGCCTTGTGTAAGGCAGCGATCGCAGGTGTTAAGGCAATTCGAGAAGTGGAACCCTCCGCCAGGATGATCCAGATCGATCCCTTGGTTCAGGTGGTCGCACCGCGCGATCGCCCGGATCAAATCGAGGCAGCACATCACGAAACCTATGTAGATACGTTTTTAGCGTGGGATATTCTCTATGGGAAAGAGCATCCCGAACTCGGCGGTTCCCCAGAAATTCTCGATATCGTTGGCGCAAATCACTATTCTTTCGGTCAGATGGAATACCGGGAACAAGGCCCCCATCAGGCGCTAGAACCCCACGACGATCGCATCAAACCGCTCCATGACTTAATGCAGTGGGTGTGGGAACGTTATCGCAGACCGATGATCGTTGGCGAAACCAGTGGGATGGAAGCAGGCAGAGATGAGTGGCTAAAGGACGTAGTAGAAGAGTCTCTAGCAGCGGTTAATTCTGGGATGGATTTGCATGGCATTTGTTTATTCCCTGCTGTTGATATGCCGGATTGGCATACCGGAAAGTGGCTGCACAACGGGATTTACGATTTAGTGGAGGAAGGGGATAATCTAAAGCGGGTGCCTTGCGAACCATACATTGCAGAGCTACGACGCTGGCAGAAGGAATTCAATCGGGTCACGACACTTGATGATGACCCCTTGAGCGATCCAGTAGAACTGCAAGATGTGATTGATGCGGCTAAACGATTGCAGCCAGAACCCGACCGCAATTGGCATTAA
- a CDS encoding aldo/keto reductase, translating to MRTLKLPSGQLIPILGMGTWQMGENARNRQSEIDALRHGLDLGLTLIDTAEMYGEGGAEEVIAEAIASRRASVFLVSKVYPHNASKQGAIAACERSLKRLKTDYLDLYLLHWRGSVPLAETLEAFQTLQQAGKIRSYGVSNFDVEDMEEASQMEDGNAIATNQVLYNLMRRGIEWNLLPWCRQRSIPIMAYSPIEQGRLLNNGTLKAIAQEREVTAAQVAIAWLLHQENVIVIPKSSRIDHVEQNYAALDLKLSADELASLDAAFPPPTKPVSLEML from the coding sequence ATGCGAACACTTAAACTACCCTCTGGACAATTAATTCCGATTCTTGGTATGGGCACCTGGCAGATGGGGGAAAATGCCAGGAATCGCCAAAGCGAAATTGATGCCTTACGCCACGGACTCGATCTGGGTCTAACTCTGATTGACACTGCCGAAATGTATGGCGAAGGCGGTGCAGAGGAAGTAATCGCAGAAGCGATCGCAAGTCGTCGTGCATCCGTTTTTTTAGTCAGCAAAGTTTATCCGCACAACGCCTCCAAGCAAGGTGCGATCGCTGCGTGCGAACGAAGTTTGAAACGGTTGAAAACTGACTATCTTGACCTTTACCTATTGCACTGGCGCGGTTCTGTTCCATTAGCAGAAACTCTCGAAGCATTTCAGACGCTTCAACAAGCCGGGAAAATTCGCAGCTATGGGGTGAGTAATTTTGATGTCGAGGATATGGAGGAAGCCAGCCAGATGGAGGACGGAAACGCGATCGCGACCAATCAAGTCCTCTATAACCTAATGCGACGGGGAATTGAGTGGAATTTATTGCCCTGGTGCCGGCAACGAAGCATCCCAATTATGGCGTATTCCCCAATTGAGCAAGGTCGTTTGCTGAACAATGGAACACTCAAGGCGATCGCTCAAGAACGAGAAGTTACTGCGGCTCAAGTAGCGATCGCCTGGTTGTTGCATCAGGAGAATGTAATTGTTATTCCCAAATCCAGCCGCATTGACCATGTAGAGCAAAATTATGCTGCCCTGGATTTGAAATTGAGTGCTGATGAATTGGCTTCCTTAGATGCCGCCTTCCCACCGCCCACTAAACCTGTTTCCTTAGAAATGCTGTAA
- a CDS encoding Uma2 family endonuclease produces MTTATIATPQREEPLLFEGLTWREFKAVEQLLDRPGYRLSFLDGVLEIRRMPGEPHETIKERIGALLELYLLMAEFDFTPTGSMTLGSEGGAVKREADKSYKLAPGRVRPDLAIEVVFTSGGINKLETYKRLKIPEVWFWEDGVLEIYHLRGEGNTLDYEKISNSEEIKGIDVDLLLRCINMVNHVDAIKTFQQTLQK; encoded by the coding sequence ATGACCACGGCAACGATAGCAACACCCCAAAGGGAAGAACCCCTCCTGTTTGAGGGATTGACCTGGAGAGAGTTCAAAGCAGTTGAGCAATTGTTAGACCGTCCAGGATATCGGCTTTCCTTCCTGGATGGAGTACTGGAGATTCGACGGATGCCAGGAGAACCCCACGAAACAATAAAGGAGAGGATCGGCGCATTGTTGGAGCTTTACCTGCTTATGGCAGAGTTTGACTTCACCCCAACTGGCTCCATGACCCTAGGAAGTGAAGGGGGTGCCGTCAAGCGAGAGGCAGATAAATCCTATAAACTTGCCCCTGGTCGAGTGCGTCCCGATCTGGCTATCGAAGTGGTGTTTACCAGTGGCGGCATTAACAAACTGGAGACATACAAGCGGCTGAAGATTCCTGAAGTGTGGTTCTGGGAAGACGGAGTGCTAGAGATTTATCACCTGCGGGGAGAGGGCAACACTCTGGACTACGAAAAGATTTCCAATAGTGAGGAAATCAAAGGGATCGATGTGGATTTGTTGTTACGTTGCATCAATATGGTGAATCACGTTGATGCTATCAAGACCTTTCAACAGACGCTCCAGAAATAG